ACAAACACCGAGGCCGCCGCCTAAGTCGAGGTGCTCGATGACAATGCCTTCCTCGGCCAGTTGGTCGACCAGAATCAGTACGCGATCGAGGGCGTCCAAAAAGGGCTTGGTCTCGGTCAATTGCGAGCCGATGTGGCAGTCAATGCCGACCACGGTAATGCCGTCGAGTTGGTGGGCGCGACGATAGACCTGATCGGCGATGGCGATATCAATACCGAACTTGTTTTCTTTTAAGCCGGTAGAAATATAGGGGTGAGTCTTGGCGTCGACATCGGGGTTTACCCGCAGCGATACCTTGGCTTCGACACCGTGCTCGGCGCAGACCTCTGCCAGCGCCTCAAGCTCGGCGGCGGATTCAAGATTGATACAGTGAACGCCGGCTTGCAGGGCAAATAACAGCTCAGACTGGGTCTTGCCAAGGCCGGAGAAAACCACCCGTGAGGCATCGCCGCCGGCCGCCAGTACGCGTTGTAGTTCGCCCTGAGAGACAATGTCAAAACCGGCACCAAGGCGGGCCAAGACATTGAGCACGGCAATATTGGAGTTGGCTTTTACTGCATAGCAGGTCATGCCACTGTCGCCGAGGGCGTTGGCATATTCTAAGTAGCTGTTTTCAAAAGCCTGGCGTGAATAAACGTACAGCGGGGTACCGTGTTGCTCGGCCAGGTGTTGTACCGGGCAGTTCTCGGCCAACAGTTCGCCGTTGGCGTAATTAAATGCAGTCATGACAATCTCTTTGTCGTAGACGATCCCGGTTAGCGCAGCAAGGCTGGCTAGAGTCAGTGGCTACTGATAACGGAGCTGGAAGCAGCATGGCTGTCGGGCAATGTCAGCGGTCCTTTTTGACCGCAGCCAGCGAGAATCAAGGCGATAGCGGAAATGAGCAAAAGATGTCGCATAGTATGCATCCATGAGCGGCGAAAATGACCGCATCAACGTCGTCAGATAGCACCAGCCCTGTGGACGGGTGTCTCTCTATTAAATTTAAGTTGTAGCCATTATAGCGGTGAGAAGTGGGCCAACCCAACCCTTTGGGGAAAAAAACCACAGCAAACTGCTCGGTTTATGGTCAAATCACTGTTGCTGATAGCGAATTTGCCAGAAAATTGTCACCTATCGGCGGTAACAAGTATAAAATCGAAGCGATAAACAGCGGACACACCAAAAACAGTTGGTAGCAAAATGAACGAAATTGAATATCAAGAGCTGGTCGAAGAGACGATTGAAGGCATCGAAGATGCGGTTGATGACAGTGAGCTCGACATTGATTGCGAGCTAAACGGCGGCGTATTGACCCTGACCTGCGAAAACGGCAGTGCCATTATTTTCTCTCGCCAGATCGCCAATCAGGAATTGTGGATGGCGGCAAAGAGCGGCGGCTACCACTTCGGTTATGATAGTGATGCAGAGCAGTGGCTGTGTAGTCGCAGTGGCGATTCGCTGGCGGTGTTGTTTGCTCGGGTGACATTAGAGCAGGTGGGAGAGGCTGTCAGCCTGAATTAAGTCGCGTCTTTCGCCGTCAAATTTAAGCTGAATAACAATAAGACAGGGTTTAAGTGTGATCAAAAAAAATGTCTATCGACTCGCGTCGTCTTTGGTAATGCTGACAGCGGCTGGGTTTGTCACTTCGGCGTCGGCCAGTGAGATATTAAATCAACCGATGTTGCAGGCTGATCTTTCTCCCTTTGCTGCCATTACTGGCTTACCGGCGATGGAGTCAGCAAAACTGCTCGCCAATGGACAGTCTCAGTGGTCGATTAACGCCGAGCTGGCCAATAACTTCGCCTATGAGTCAAGTGACAGCGAGGCAGTCTGGCTTGATGGCGAAAGCTATCGGACGACACTGCGCTGGCGCCGGGGCAGTCAGGCGTTTGGCCAGCGCTGGCAGCTTGGTGTCGATCTGCCCTATCTCAGTCATGACGGCGGTAGCCTCGATGGTTTCATCGAGGATTGGCACGACACGTTTAACCTGCCCAATAGTAACCGAGAGCTGTTTCCACAGGATCAATTAGCTTACCGTTATAGCCGGGTTGGCGGTGAGACCGTCGAGATGCTGGAGAGTGGCGGTGGTATCGGCGATGTGAGTATGACGCTGGCTTGGCAGTTGGTATCCGATGACGTCGACGCCACGGCGGTGTCTGCCTCCTTAAAGCTGCCGACTGGTGACGATGACCAACTGTTAGGCAGTGGCGGTACGGAGTTGGCGCTGGGGATGAGTCACAGTAGTCGGCGTTGGTTTGAAAGTTATCGCCTCACTTATCACCTCGCCGGCGGAGTGTTGGTGGCCGACCAAGGGACTGTGTTAGCTGAGGAAAGAGAGGCTTTTTCGCTTTACGGTGGTGCCGGGCTGAGTTGGCAGTGTTTGAGTGCGCTGGCGCTAAAGGTGCAGCTCGACGGTCACAGCGCCTTGTACGACAGTGATCTGGCACCGATGAAAGAGTCGTTACAGTTTACCGTTGGTGGCAGTATCGGGCTGACGCCAAACTGGGTAATTGATGTTGCCGTGGTCGAGGATATACTGGTCGATAGCACCAGCGATGTGGTTTTCCAGTTGGGGCTGAAGTATCGAGGTGGCGAATAATCTCAGGTCGATGTGCTGAGCCGTTAGTCACTGAGGCAGGCTGAGAGCTGATTTTTACCGGCTTGTTTGGCCTTGTACAGTTGTTCATCGGCTCGTTTTAATAACAGCGACTTGGTGGCGTTTGCTTCACTGACTGTGACGCCGATACTCAACGAAACTTGGGCCTGTGCGCAGATATTATGTTGGCTGATATGACGGTTAAAGGCCTTGCGAATATTATTCAGCGCCGTGTTTGCACCCGCTGCATTGGTCTTCTTTAAAATAACAACAAACTCATCGCCTCCGAGCCTGGCGCAGAAATCGTGATGGGATAGTTGTTGCTTGATGATATTCGCAATATCAATTAACAGGTCGTCACCCACAGCATGACCATAATCGTCATTAATATCTTTGAAACCATCGAT
The sequence above is drawn from the Sinobacterium norvegicum genome and encodes:
- the lysA gene encoding diaminopimelate decarboxylase — its product is MTAFNYANGELLAENCPVQHLAEQHGTPLYVYSRQAFENSYLEYANALGDSGMTCYAVKANSNIAVLNVLARLGAGFDIVSQGELQRVLAAGGDASRVVFSGLGKTQSELLFALQAGVHCINLESAAELEALAEVCAEHGVEAKVSLRVNPDVDAKTHPYISTGLKENKFGIDIAIADQVYRRAHQLDGITVVGIDCHIGSQLTETKPFLDALDRVLILVDQLAEEGIVIEHLDLGGGLGVCYQDETPPTPTEHVNAIKEHLGDRPLKLIFEPGRSIAANAGILVTKVEYLKPGEHKNFAIIDGAMNDMIRPSLYSAWMDLQPVCQRNNTETKVWDAVGPVCETGDFLAKDRELAIEAGDYLALFGAGAYGFTMASNYNTRGRAAEVMVDGDNNYVIRQRENFDDMVRGEQLLP
- a CDS encoding DUF3187 family protein; protein product: MIKKNVYRLASSLVMLTAAGFVTSASASEILNQPMLQADLSPFAAITGLPAMESAKLLANGQSQWSINAELANNFAYESSDSEAVWLDGESYRTTLRWRRGSQAFGQRWQLGVDLPYLSHDGGSLDGFIEDWHDTFNLPNSNRELFPQDQLAYRYSRVGGETVEMLESGGGIGDVSMTLAWQLVSDDVDATAVSASLKLPTGDDDQLLGSGGTELALGMSHSSRRWFESYRLTYHLAGGVLVADQGTVLAEEREAFSLYGGAGLSWQCLSALALKVQLDGHSALYDSDLAPMKESLQFTVGGSIGLTPNWVIDVAVVEDILVDSTSDVVFQLGLKYRGGE
- the lptM gene encoding LPS translocon maturation chaperone LptM gives rise to the protein MHTMRHLLLISAIALILAGCGQKGPLTLPDSHAASSSVISSH
- the cyaY gene encoding iron donor protein CyaY — protein: MNEIEYQELVEETIEGIEDAVDDSELDIDCELNGGVLTLTCENGSAIIFSRQIANQELWMAAKSGGYHFGYDSDAEQWLCSRSGDSLAVLFARVTLEQVGEAVSLN